From Leptospira bouyouniensis, the proteins below share one genomic window:
- a CDS encoding efflux RND transporter periplasmic adaptor subunit translates to MDFVELLKSKNAKIGIGVFLLIGFSFLILRKSPKPVEISLVTKGTYQQILSVQGKSKIQELYTAYSPVNGVMRRVELHAGDQVKKGMTLLTVDWDIVKTVKASTNGQILKVYRESAGPVAMGERILDYGDLSKLEIVAYILTEDMPDLTLGDLVNISGFGEQILKGKIAIIEPAAITKISSLGVEEQRVPISIAFDPPTGMGDGYELECKIILFEKPNSILIPSSALFRQDEKWAVYTVEKKKAKLRFVNVEHQSEGMSLIKDGLNEGESIILYPGDGITNGTKVIAE, encoded by the coding sequence ATGGATTTCGTAGAACTATTAAAATCAAAAAATGCCAAAATCGGAATTGGAGTTTTTTTGCTGATTGGTTTCTCTTTCCTGATCTTACGAAAAAGCCCCAAACCAGTTGAAATTTCTTTAGTAACAAAAGGAACGTACCAACAAATCCTCTCCGTCCAAGGGAAATCCAAGATCCAAGAATTATATACTGCCTATTCGCCAGTGAATGGAGTCATGCGTAGAGTCGAGCTCCATGCAGGTGACCAAGTGAAGAAGGGCATGACCCTTCTCACAGTGGATTGGGACATTGTCAAAACAGTGAAAGCTTCTACCAATGGCCAAATCTTAAAAGTATACCGAGAAAGTGCAGGCCCCGTTGCCATGGGAGAACGAATCTTAGATTACGGTGATCTTTCCAAACTGGAAATCGTTGCATATATCTTAACAGAAGACATGCCAGACCTTACACTTGGAGACCTTGTCAATATTTCTGGATTTGGAGAACAAATTCTTAAAGGGAAAATCGCCATCATAGAACCTGCAGCCATCACCAAGATATCTTCGCTTGGAGTGGAAGAACAAAGAGTTCCAATTTCGATCGCATTTGATCCCCCAACAGGAATGGGCGATGGATATGAGTTAGAATGCAAAATCATTCTCTTCGAAAAACCAAACTCGATTCTCATTCCAAGTTCCGCACTCTTCAGGCAAGATGAGAAATGGGCTGTTTATACGGTTGAGAAGAAAAAAGCAAAATTACGATTTGTCAACGTAGAACATCAAAGTGAAGGGATGAGTCTCATCAAAGATGGATTGAATGAAGGAGAATCTATTATTTTGTATCCTG